The Leucoraja erinacea ecotype New England chromosome 19, Leri_hhj_1, whole genome shotgun sequence genome has a segment encoding these proteins:
- the LOC129706178 gene encoding uncharacterized protein LOC129706178 isoform X1: protein MNPFARNLDERGIQGAFRKEDAPQDQGTATWINSGAASGQVFGGGRPAFASHASVPARAHARADTSGRSGPAVNSGTRQHGPRGITDGFSPPRSNGQKKMALARVTPMPQGCRNLQQGPNALPATEAKSVQVRDAPTHRPSGSGQTAGPFSDAVSTSERNIENKMAPDPELSAGRTIAWRNQHSRQILPHLPRQQNVLNIHFNYTPATAGEHYIVTSPLSPSGLKAQHNVTGPGIYLLAAGAGSKDPATSQLSPWSLGRSSLGTSSSGLDLVTQQNGVVPPVEVGGLCDQNVPTPSDLMRMLNSVFRLTANDDGSQSLQMVPNPSVGFNGESCQPSSAQLPARDEGGRQNTAGLLLVIPPVMAVRDCQSQGGGTVYPPPPTPTREANGGSLNGNVGLVETSSIVKETLASMSELSKYSAASDANLRPAVGRHCEEMSNRGSSTADGGGGQQQSCANSLPPFQEMSPSKDLSSLSELRGKKRNLTERTEMSPIDSAHRDPTFCDVRERLEVIDSPPAKRFLAPALEDASQDAHGCQNAVPPPNKEGANSPELMHGKPPDKGDTANVARPDVGGKEDICITGVFSLEDDTGQWELVQPPSPAPLGVDPANPAKGSASLAADQVNSLSAASGPLTSASILTDKTSPRHTVVMEEHCQTMDKSPTNLESRPCPLVTESPAVIHTQPVVRSSTAGESSCDSSDIADISIDLTADEEYSSHPVLPSTLSEHNPKLVSDESLLPLDVNGQNPALSLDKETQDLDGLLCSIEVAIEALQDFWNPNLPSRADRLVCTDETLQGGSAGCKTPRVEERASSRCGVARAEDQTNRLEDPNCGRSTDIKVLGHAEILSLLAEISSTNSKARLPVDVATPGPCTRSTVSVNEGMQNASRIESVESSAKFPELKECRSGGEWNSAASQGLGSRNGAMKKGRHQKKIYCCINAWLVSSGVLGVYCNCKPSQGSKAESQAELAAAGHKAQSGSERNGQNYAVVQKETSPTLNGVPLATRDNALWKAMAGHAAPGTLHKHRWEGAPRKTWGVEAALSGMTCRDVGARAAEGNFPRERGNVSPSGSGAAGGSGGLVAIVAPEGGLPRQTTEQGKGASPAAAETGADKEYCNVALAKGLNEDKTQTVTRNAPSQNVLSEKASDRTEALPCHQHMVQLGFQVTTRKADGSHCWTPPKKRKIGVQGKKKCGRNQGRQTNSHSSQRKTKCDTEDAKVLPDYNCRILIRDKTFSSSGERVVLVNLLPLSGQPFKPKEKIRIKS from the exons aTGAACCCTTTTGCCCGCAACCTCGACGAGAGAGGAATTCAAGGTGCCTTCAGAAAAGAGGACGCCCCTCAAGACCAGGGGACGGCGACTTGGATCAATTCTGGCGCTGCATCTGGCCAGGTTTTCGGTGGGGGTCGGCCAGCTTTCGCCAGCCACGCCTCGGTTCCCGCACGCGCCCACGCAAGGGCCGACACTTCCGGGCGGTCCGGACCGGCGGTCAACTCCGGCACTCGGCAACACGGACCTCGTGGTATCACCGACGGCTTCTCGCCGCCGAGATCCAACGGGCAGAAGAAAATGGCGCTTGCCCGAGTCACTCCCATGCCCCAGGGCTGTCGGAATTTGCAGCAGGGTCCCAACGCGCTCCCAGCGACGGAGGCGAAGAGCGTGCAGGTCAGAGATGCCCCGACGCATCGCCCGTCAGGAAGCGGTCAAACGGCCGGACCGTTCAGCGATGCCGTCTCGACTTCAGAaagaaatattgaaaataaaatggCCCCCGACCCTGAGCTGTCCGCTGGGAGAACAATCGCCTGGAGAAACCAACACAGCAGACAAATTTTGCCCCATTTGCCCCGACAACAAAATGTCCTTAACATTCACTTCAATTATACGCCTGCAACAGCGGGCGAACATTATATTGTGACCTCTCCACTGTCGCCCTCTGGTTTGAAAGCTCAACACAACGTCACCGGCCCAGGTATTTATCTCCTGGCCGCTGGCGCAGGTTCAAAGGATCCAGCCACCTCCCAGCTGTCTCCTTGGTCGCTGGGACGCAGCAGCCTTGGCACTTCATCAAGCGGTTTGGATTTGGTCACCCAACAGAATGGCGTAGTACCTCCAGTTGAGGTTGGGGGTTTGTGTGATCAGAATGTGCCGACACCTTCAGATTTGATGAGAATGTTGAACTCTGTGTTCAGGCTGACAGCCAACGACGATGGAAGCCAATCGCTCCAAATGGTTCCAAATCCTTCTGTGGGATTCAACGGTGAAAGTTGTCAACCCTCGTCTGCTCAGCTGCCTGCcagggatgagggggggaggcaGAACACAGCGGGTCTTCTCCTTGTCATTCCCCCGGTGATGGCGGTCCGTGATTGTCAAAGTCAGGGAGGCGGCACggtttacccccctccccccacaccaactCGTGAAGCCAACGGCGGCTCATTGAATGGGAACGTAGGCCTGGTCGAAACGTCCAGCATAGTCAAGGAAACGCTGGCCTCCATGTCGGAACTATCTAAATATTCAGCGGCGTCGGATGCTAATCTCCGGCCCGCGGTCGGGCGGCACTGCGAGGAGATGTCGAATCGTGGTTCATCAACAGCGGACGGTGGTGGCGGACAGCAGCAAAGTTGTGCCAATTCATTGCCGCCGTTCCAGGAGATGTCACCATCCAAAGATTTGTCTTCACTTTCTGAATTAAGAGGAAAAAAGAGAAACTTAACTGAGCGTACAGAAATGTCTCCGATTGACAGTGCCCACCGCGATCCGACGTTTTGCGATGTACGGGAACGTTTGGAGGTGATTGATAGTCCACCCGCAAAACGATTTCTGGCTCCTGCCCTGGAAGATGCGTCGCAAGATGCACACGGCTGTCAAAATGCAGTTCCCCCTCCCAACAAGGAGGGGGCGAACTCTCCGGAGTTGATGCACGGCAAACCCCCGGATAAAGGTGACACTGCCAACGTGGCTCGCCCTGATGTGGGAGGCAAAGAGGATATCTGCATCACCGGAGTCTTTTCGCTCGAAGATGACACGGGACAGTGGGAGCTTGTCCAGCCGCCTTCTCCTGCTCCTCTGGGGGTTGACCCCGCTAACCCTGCCAAGGGTTCAGCCAGTCTCGCTGCTGACCAGGTGAACAGTTTGTCTGCTGCTAGTGGACCGTTAACTTCGGCGTCCATTTTGACTGACAAAACAAGTCCACGCCACACCGTCGTCATGGAGGAGCACTGCCAAACGATGGATAAATCTCCCACTAACTTGGAAAGCCGACCATGCCCTTTGGTAACCGAATCTCCCGCAGTAATACACACGCAGCCAGTGGTGAGAAGTTCGACCGCTGGAGAATCGTCTTGTGATTCAAGTGACATCGCCGACATTTCAATTGATCTAACTGCAGACGAAGAGTATTCTTCCCATCCCGTGTTGCCATCCACCCTCTCTGAACACAACCCCAAACTGGTTTCGGACGAAAGCCTTTTGCCTTTAGATGTCAACGGGCAAAATCCTGCCTTGTCTCTCGACAAGGAGACTCAGGATCTCGACGGGCTGCTGTGTTCGATCGAGGTGGCCATCGAGGCTCTGCAGGACTTCTGGAACCCCAATCTTCCTTCACGCGCTGACAGGTTGGTTTGCACGGATGAGACTTTGCAAGGAGGGAGTGCGGGGTGCAAAACGCCCAGAGTTGAAGAGAGGGCATCGAGTCGTTGCGGAGTTGCACGAGCTGAAGATCAAACGAATAGACTTGAGGATCCTAATTGTGGCCGGTCTACTGACATAAAAGTGCTGGGACATGCTGAAATTCTGAGCCTGCTTGCTGAGATATCGAGTACAAATTCAAAGGCGAGGCTGCCTGTAGACGTGGCCACGCCTGGACCATGCACTCGCTCCACAGTGAGCGTGAATGAGGGAATGCAGAATGCAAGCCGCATTGAGTCTGTTGAAAGCAGTGCCAAGTTTCCGGAGTTAAAGGAATGTAGAAGCGGGGGAGAATGGAACAGCGCTGCCTCACAGGGACTTGGCAGCAGGAACGGAGCGATGAAGAAAGGGAGACACCAGAAGAAAATATATTGCTGCATTAACGCCTGGCTGGTTTCCTCTGGGGTGCTGGGCGTTTATTGCAACTGTAAGCCGTCGCAGGGCAGTAAAGCTGAGAGCCAGGCTGAGTTGGCAGCCGCCGGGCACAAGGCCCAAAGTGGCAGCGAGAGGAATGGTCAAAACTATGCTGTGGTTCAGAAGGAGACGTCGCCCACGTTGAACGGCGTGCCGCTCGCAACTCGCGACAACGCCCTGTGGAAAGCCATGGCGGGGCACGCCGCTCCCGGTACTCTCCACAAACACCGTTGGGAAGGTGCGCCGCGTAAAACTTGGGGTGTGGAGGCGGCGCTCAGCGGCATGACGTGCCGCGACGTTGGAGCGAGGGCGGCGGAAGGAAACTTCCCACGCGAGCGTGGCAACGTAAGCCCAAGTGGCTCCGGCGCAGCGGGGGGCTCCGGAGGGTTGGTCGCCATCGTCGCTCCCGAGGGAGGACTTCCACGACAGACAACGGAGCAAGGCAAAGGCGCTTCTCCAGCCGCTGCAGAAACGGGAGCAGATAAAGAATATTGCAACGTTGCTTTGGCCAAGGGGCTGAATGAAGATAAAACCCAGACTGTGACAAGGAACGCACCTTCTCAGAATGTACTGAGTGAGAAGGCCAGTGATAGGACTGAGGCACTGCCGTGTCATCAACATATGGTTCAGCTGGGATTTCAGG TAACAACAAGAAAAGCCGACGGTTCTCATTGCTGGACTCCACCGAAGAAAAGGAAgatcggtgttcagg GAAAGaaaaaatgtgggaggaatcaaGGGCGACAGACGAACAGCCATAGTTCTCAGCGGAAAACAAAGTGTGACACTGAGG ATGCCAAAGTTCTACCTGATTATAATTGTCGTATTCTGATCCGGGATAAGACCTTCTCTTCGTCGGGGGAGCGAGTGGTTCTTGTCAACCTTCTGCCACTTTCTGGACAACCCTTTAAACCAAAGGAGAAAATCCGAATCAAATCGTAA
- the LOC129706178 gene encoding uncharacterized protein LOC129706178 isoform X2 → MNPFARNLDERGIQGAFRKEDAPQDQGTATWINSGAASGQVFGGGRPAFASHASVPARAHARADTSGRSGPAVNSGTRQHGPRGITDGFSPPRSNGQKKMALARVTPMPQGCRNLQQGPNALPATEAKSVQVRDAPTHRPSGSGQTAGPFSDAVSTSERNIENKMAPDPELSAGRTIAWRNQHSRQILPHLPRQQNVLNIHFNYTPATAGEHYIVTSPLSPSGLKAQHNVTGPGIYLLAAGAGSKDPATSQLSPWSLGRSSLGTSSSGLDLVTQQNGVVPPVEVGGLCDQNVPTPSDLMRMLNSVFRLTANDDGSQSLQMVPNPSVGFNGESCQPSSAQLPARDEGGRQNTAGLLLVIPPVMAVRDCQSQGGGTVYPPPPTPTREANGGSLNGNVGLVETSSIVKETLASMSELSKYSAASDANLRPAVGRHCEEMSNRGSSTADGGGGQQQSCANSLPPFQEMSPSKDLSSLSELRGKKRNLTERTEMSPIDSAHRDPTFCDVRERLEVIDSPPAKRFLAPALEDASQDAHGCQNAVPPPNKEGANSPELMHGKPPDKGDTANVARPDVGGKEDICITGVFSLEDDTGQWELVQPPSPAPLGVDPANPAKGSASLAADQVNSLSAASGPLTSASILTDKTSPRHTVVMEEHCQTMDKSPTNLESRPCPLVTESPAVIHTQPVVRSSTAGESSCDSSDIADISIDLTADEEYSSHPVLPSTLSEHNPKLVSDESLLPLDVNGQNPALSLDKETQDLDGLLCSIEVAIEALQDFWNPNLPSRADRLVCTDETLQGGSAGCKTPRVEERASSRCGVARAEDQTNRLEDPNCGRSTDIKVLGHAEILSLLAEISSTNSKARLPVDVATPGPCTRSTVSVNEGMQNASRIESVESSAKFPELKECRSGGEWNSAASQGLGSRNGAMKKGRHQKKIYCCINAWLVSSGVLGVYCNCKPSQGSKAESQAELAAAGHKAQSGSERNGQNYAVVQKETSPTLNGVPLATRDNALWKAMAGHAAPGTLHKHRWEGAPRKTWGVEAALSGMTCRDVGARAAEGNFPRERGNVSPSGSGAAGGSGGLVAIVAPEGGLPRQTTEQGKGASPAAAETGADKEYCNVALAKGLNEDKTQTVTRNAPSQNVLSEKASDRTEALPCHQHMVQLGFQDLCMHRNCFRTCIPREAA, encoded by the exons aTGAACCCTTTTGCCCGCAACCTCGACGAGAGAGGAATTCAAGGTGCCTTCAGAAAAGAGGACGCCCCTCAAGACCAGGGGACGGCGACTTGGATCAATTCTGGCGCTGCATCTGGCCAGGTTTTCGGTGGGGGTCGGCCAGCTTTCGCCAGCCACGCCTCGGTTCCCGCACGCGCCCACGCAAGGGCCGACACTTCCGGGCGGTCCGGACCGGCGGTCAACTCCGGCACTCGGCAACACGGACCTCGTGGTATCACCGACGGCTTCTCGCCGCCGAGATCCAACGGGCAGAAGAAAATGGCGCTTGCCCGAGTCACTCCCATGCCCCAGGGCTGTCGGAATTTGCAGCAGGGTCCCAACGCGCTCCCAGCGACGGAGGCGAAGAGCGTGCAGGTCAGAGATGCCCCGACGCATCGCCCGTCAGGAAGCGGTCAAACGGCCGGACCGTTCAGCGATGCCGTCTCGACTTCAGAaagaaatattgaaaataaaatggCCCCCGACCCTGAGCTGTCCGCTGGGAGAACAATCGCCTGGAGAAACCAACACAGCAGACAAATTTTGCCCCATTTGCCCCGACAACAAAATGTCCTTAACATTCACTTCAATTATACGCCTGCAACAGCGGGCGAACATTATATTGTGACCTCTCCACTGTCGCCCTCTGGTTTGAAAGCTCAACACAACGTCACCGGCCCAGGTATTTATCTCCTGGCCGCTGGCGCAGGTTCAAAGGATCCAGCCACCTCCCAGCTGTCTCCTTGGTCGCTGGGACGCAGCAGCCTTGGCACTTCATCAAGCGGTTTGGATTTGGTCACCCAACAGAATGGCGTAGTACCTCCAGTTGAGGTTGGGGGTTTGTGTGATCAGAATGTGCCGACACCTTCAGATTTGATGAGAATGTTGAACTCTGTGTTCAGGCTGACAGCCAACGACGATGGAAGCCAATCGCTCCAAATGGTTCCAAATCCTTCTGTGGGATTCAACGGTGAAAGTTGTCAACCCTCGTCTGCTCAGCTGCCTGCcagggatgagggggggaggcaGAACACAGCGGGTCTTCTCCTTGTCATTCCCCCGGTGATGGCGGTCCGTGATTGTCAAAGTCAGGGAGGCGGCACggtttacccccctccccccacaccaactCGTGAAGCCAACGGCGGCTCATTGAATGGGAACGTAGGCCTGGTCGAAACGTCCAGCATAGTCAAGGAAACGCTGGCCTCCATGTCGGAACTATCTAAATATTCAGCGGCGTCGGATGCTAATCTCCGGCCCGCGGTCGGGCGGCACTGCGAGGAGATGTCGAATCGTGGTTCATCAACAGCGGACGGTGGTGGCGGACAGCAGCAAAGTTGTGCCAATTCATTGCCGCCGTTCCAGGAGATGTCACCATCCAAAGATTTGTCTTCACTTTCTGAATTAAGAGGAAAAAAGAGAAACTTAACTGAGCGTACAGAAATGTCTCCGATTGACAGTGCCCACCGCGATCCGACGTTTTGCGATGTACGGGAACGTTTGGAGGTGATTGATAGTCCACCCGCAAAACGATTTCTGGCTCCTGCCCTGGAAGATGCGTCGCAAGATGCACACGGCTGTCAAAATGCAGTTCCCCCTCCCAACAAGGAGGGGGCGAACTCTCCGGAGTTGATGCACGGCAAACCCCCGGATAAAGGTGACACTGCCAACGTGGCTCGCCCTGATGTGGGAGGCAAAGAGGATATCTGCATCACCGGAGTCTTTTCGCTCGAAGATGACACGGGACAGTGGGAGCTTGTCCAGCCGCCTTCTCCTGCTCCTCTGGGGGTTGACCCCGCTAACCCTGCCAAGGGTTCAGCCAGTCTCGCTGCTGACCAGGTGAACAGTTTGTCTGCTGCTAGTGGACCGTTAACTTCGGCGTCCATTTTGACTGACAAAACAAGTCCACGCCACACCGTCGTCATGGAGGAGCACTGCCAAACGATGGATAAATCTCCCACTAACTTGGAAAGCCGACCATGCCCTTTGGTAACCGAATCTCCCGCAGTAATACACACGCAGCCAGTGGTGAGAAGTTCGACCGCTGGAGAATCGTCTTGTGATTCAAGTGACATCGCCGACATTTCAATTGATCTAACTGCAGACGAAGAGTATTCTTCCCATCCCGTGTTGCCATCCACCCTCTCTGAACACAACCCCAAACTGGTTTCGGACGAAAGCCTTTTGCCTTTAGATGTCAACGGGCAAAATCCTGCCTTGTCTCTCGACAAGGAGACTCAGGATCTCGACGGGCTGCTGTGTTCGATCGAGGTGGCCATCGAGGCTCTGCAGGACTTCTGGAACCCCAATCTTCCTTCACGCGCTGACAGGTTGGTTTGCACGGATGAGACTTTGCAAGGAGGGAGTGCGGGGTGCAAAACGCCCAGAGTTGAAGAGAGGGCATCGAGTCGTTGCGGAGTTGCACGAGCTGAAGATCAAACGAATAGACTTGAGGATCCTAATTGTGGCCGGTCTACTGACATAAAAGTGCTGGGACATGCTGAAATTCTGAGCCTGCTTGCTGAGATATCGAGTACAAATTCAAAGGCGAGGCTGCCTGTAGACGTGGCCACGCCTGGACCATGCACTCGCTCCACAGTGAGCGTGAATGAGGGAATGCAGAATGCAAGCCGCATTGAGTCTGTTGAAAGCAGTGCCAAGTTTCCGGAGTTAAAGGAATGTAGAAGCGGGGGAGAATGGAACAGCGCTGCCTCACAGGGACTTGGCAGCAGGAACGGAGCGATGAAGAAAGGGAGACACCAGAAGAAAATATATTGCTGCATTAACGCCTGGCTGGTTTCCTCTGGGGTGCTGGGCGTTTATTGCAACTGTAAGCCGTCGCAGGGCAGTAAAGCTGAGAGCCAGGCTGAGTTGGCAGCCGCCGGGCACAAGGCCCAAAGTGGCAGCGAGAGGAATGGTCAAAACTATGCTGTGGTTCAGAAGGAGACGTCGCCCACGTTGAACGGCGTGCCGCTCGCAACTCGCGACAACGCCCTGTGGAAAGCCATGGCGGGGCACGCCGCTCCCGGTACTCTCCACAAACACCGTTGGGAAGGTGCGCCGCGTAAAACTTGGGGTGTGGAGGCGGCGCTCAGCGGCATGACGTGCCGCGACGTTGGAGCGAGGGCGGCGGAAGGAAACTTCCCACGCGAGCGTGGCAACGTAAGCCCAAGTGGCTCCGGCGCAGCGGGGGGCTCCGGAGGGTTGGTCGCCATCGTCGCTCCCGAGGGAGGACTTCCACGACAGACAACGGAGCAAGGCAAAGGCGCTTCTCCAGCCGCTGCAGAAACGGGAGCAGATAAAGAATATTGCAACGTTGCTTTGGCCAAGGGGCTGAATGAAGATAAAACCCAGACTGTGACAAGGAACGCACCTTCTCAGAATGTACTGAGTGAGAAGGCCAGTGATAGGACTGAGGCACTGCCGTGTCATCAACATATGGTTCAGCTGGGATTTCAGG atttgtgcatgcaCCGCAATTGCTTTCGAACATGCATTCCTCGGGAGGCTGCCTGA